Proteins encoded within one genomic window of Streptomyces profundus:
- a CDS encoding DUF4429 domain-containing protein gives MGDVLAGIHSTWEFDTDSVLIRFERGIRTPKLFQALGERRIPYEALSSVELAPGARKGTVVLHAVPRPGADPLVEAAAGQLRQAADPYRLVLPAERETLADYYASEVRSALGPEAGEEADRHLVSAPATPLQFKAYDGKVSFDGKLVTFRWFRTGASSAKWKAGDQFFPVGELADIEWRSPEVSGGHLRLLRRGQDGQPETDQPPVDQDPATVVFDIGYGLVHESLPLAAAVLESIRAAQPSGNGRRDGVGREYRADPADIADRIRHLGDLHQAGLLTDEEFTTKKRSLLAEL, from the coding sequence ATGGGTGATGTGCTGGCCGGAATCCACTCCACATGGGAGTTCGACACCGACTCCGTGCTCATCCGCTTCGAACGGGGGATCCGCACGCCGAAGCTCTTCCAGGCGCTGGGCGAACGACGCATCCCGTACGAGGCGTTGAGTTCGGTCGAGCTGGCCCCGGGGGCCCGCAAAGGAACGGTGGTGCTGCACGCGGTGCCGCGCCCGGGCGCCGATCCGCTGGTGGAGGCGGCGGCCGGGCAGCTGCGGCAGGCGGCGGACCCGTATCGGCTGGTGCTGCCAGCCGAGCGGGAGACCCTCGCCGACTACTACGCCAGCGAGGTGCGTTCGGCGCTCGGCCCCGAGGCCGGCGAGGAGGCGGACCGCCATCTGGTCTCGGCCCCGGCCACGCCGCTCCAGTTCAAGGCGTACGACGGGAAGGTCTCCTTCGACGGGAAGCTGGTCACCTTCCGCTGGTTCCGGACGGGCGCCTCCTCGGCCAAGTGGAAGGCGGGGGACCAGTTCTTCCCGGTCGGCGAGCTGGCCGACATCGAGTGGCGCTCGCCCGAGGTCTCCGGCGGCCATCTGCGGCTCCTGCGGCGCGGGCAGGACGGGCAGCCGGAGACGGACCAGCCCCCGGTGGACCAGGATCCGGCCACGGTGGTCTTCGACATCGGCTACGGCCTGGTACACGAGTCGCTGCCGCTCGCGGCGGCCGTGCTGGAGTCGATACGCGCGGCCCAGCCCAGCGGCAACGGCCGCAGGGACGGCGTGGGGCGCGAGTACCGGGCCGACCCTGCGGACATAGCCGACCGCATCCGCCACCTCGGCGACCTGCACCAGGCCGGTCTGCTGACGGACGAGGAGTTCACCACCAAGAAGCGGTCGCTGCTCGCGGAGCTGTGA
- a CDS encoding alpha/beta hydrolase: MLLALAVVLVVLATAGWLASTRQETPNPLELQLRDWAHATVAGHQPPSADASSGEVAAFFAGLGAERSEQLAERFPLVVGNLSGAPVALRYQANRSAIEDARAVELRRAEDERLSPDGQREAARRAHRLASLLRADRQILAFDPTGSGRVAEVFGDLTTADRISLVVPGVDTDLVTFERTEGRYAAPAGMAQALYAEQRAQAPEVAGATIAWADYDAPRGLAMSAATAGRAERGAERLLDTLAGLPSEADVALFCHSYGSVVCGVAADELPSRVTDIAVTGSPGMRADDVTELGTSARVWAMRAADDWVADLPHLSIGPVGHGTDPVSPSFGARRLSDEGAHGHDGYYQPGARSLRTLALVGAGANTATECAPGADGCASFAACPEPVHAGSPTS, encoded by the coding sequence GTGCTGCTCGCGCTGGCCGTGGTGCTGGTCGTGCTGGCCACCGCCGGCTGGCTGGCCAGCACCCGCCAGGAGACGCCGAACCCGCTCGAACTCCAGCTGCGCGACTGGGCACACGCCACCGTCGCCGGCCATCAGCCGCCCTCGGCCGACGCCTCGTCCGGGGAGGTGGCGGCGTTCTTCGCCGGCCTGGGGGCCGAGCGGAGCGAGCAGCTGGCGGAACGTTTCCCGCTCGTGGTCGGCAACCTGTCCGGCGCGCCCGTCGCGCTGCGCTACCAGGCCAACCGGTCGGCGATCGAGGACGCCAGAGCGGTCGAACTGCGCCGCGCGGAAGACGAGCGGCTCTCCCCCGACGGCCAGCGGGAGGCCGCGCGCCGCGCCCACCGGCTGGCCTCCCTGCTCCGCGCCGACCGGCAGATCCTCGCGTTCGACCCCACCGGGTCAGGCCGGGTCGCCGAGGTGTTCGGCGACCTGACGACGGCGGACCGGATCTCCCTGGTGGTGCCGGGCGTCGACACCGACCTGGTCACCTTCGAGCGCACCGAGGGCCGGTACGCCGCCCCCGCCGGCATGGCCCAGGCCCTCTACGCCGAACAGCGCGCCCAGGCGCCCGAGGTCGCCGGCGCCACCATCGCCTGGGCCGACTACGACGCGCCACGCGGCCTCGCCATGTCGGCCGCGACGGCCGGGCGCGCGGAACGCGGCGCCGAGCGGCTGCTCGACACCCTGGCCGGGCTGCCGTCCGAAGCCGACGTGGCGCTCTTCTGCCACTCCTACGGCTCCGTGGTCTGCGGCGTCGCCGCCGACGAGCTCCCGTCCCGCGTCACCGATATCGCGGTCACCGGCAGCCCGGGCATGCGCGCCGACGACGTCACCGAGCTGGGCACCTCGGCCCGGGTCTGGGCGATGCGGGCGGCGGACGACTGGGTCGCCGACCTGCCGCATCTCTCGATCGGCCCGGTCGGGCACGGCACTGACCCCGTCTCCCCCTCGTTCGGCGCGCGCCGCCTCAGCGACGAGGGGGCGCACGGCCACGACGGCTACTACCAGCCGGGGGCGCGCAGCCTACGCACGCTCGCGCTGGTGGGAGCCGGCGCGAACACCGCGACGGAATGCGCCCCCGGCGCCGACGGTTGCGCGTCGTTCGCCGCGTGCCCCGAGCCAGTTCACGCCGGCAGTCCGACAAGCTGA